A single region of the Salvia miltiorrhiza cultivar Shanhuang (shh) chromosome 8, IMPLAD_Smil_shh, whole genome shotgun sequence genome encodes:
- the LOC130997837 gene encoding transcription factor MYB27-like isoform X2 yields the protein MQEAEVRKGPWLEEEDNQLAAAVAVLGDKRWDALAKASGLRRSGKSCRLRWMNYLRPNLKHGNISVEEERIIIDLHQKWGNRWSKIARRLPGRTDNEIKNYWRSHSKKKAPVMDKECTKNTSLRSECATTTPIKSDIFDATTSPYEARLTDWMSNWPPDDSLDSKLYSPEWSSTTWDISLWDGE from the exons ATGCAGGAAGCCGAGGTGCGTAAAGGGCCGTGGCTGGAGGAAGAAGACAATCAGctggctgctgctgttgctgttTTGGGAGATAAAAGATGGGATGCATTAGCCAAAGCATCag GGCTAAGGAGGAGTGGCAAGAGCTGCAGGCTGCGATGGATGAACTATCTGCGTCCCAATCTGAAGCACGGCAACATCTCCGTTGAAGAAGAGCGAATCATCATCGACCTCCATCAGAAATGGGGAAACAGGTGGTCCAAGATCGCCCGGAGATTGCCAGGAAGAACTGACAACGAGATAAAAAACTATTGGAGAAGTCACTCAAAGAAGAAAGCTCCAGTGATGGACAAGG AATGCACCAAAAACACTTCGTTGAGATCAGAATGCGCGACCACAACTCCAATCAAGAGCGATATATTTGATGCAACGACATCACCTTATGAGGCCAGGTTGACGGACTGGATGTCAAACTGGCCTCCCGATGACTCCCTCGACTCCAAGCTTTACAGCCCGGAATGGAGTAGTACCACGTGGGATATTTCTCTCTGGGATGGAGAATAG
- the LOC130997837 gene encoding transcription factor MYB27-like isoform X1, whose product MQEAEVRKGPWLEEEDNQLAAAVAVLGDKRWDALAKASDEVCMFDAGLRRSGKSCRLRWMNYLRPNLKHGNISVEEERIIIDLHQKWGNRWSKIARRLPGRTDNEIKNYWRSHSKKKAPVMDKECTKNTSLRSECATTTPIKSDIFDATTSPYEARLTDWMSNWPPDDSLDSKLYSPEWSSTTWDISLWDGE is encoded by the exons ATGCAGGAAGCCGAGGTGCGTAAAGGGCCGTGGCTGGAGGAAGAAGACAATCAGctggctgctgctgttgctgttTTGGGAGATAAAAGATGGGATGCATTAGCCAAAGCATCag ATGAAGTCTGTATGTTTGATGCAGGGCTAAGGAGGAGTGGCAAGAGCTGCAGGCTGCGATGGATGAACTATCTGCGTCCCAATCTGAAGCACGGCAACATCTCCGTTGAAGAAGAGCGAATCATCATCGACCTCCATCAGAAATGGGGAAACAGGTGGTCCAAGATCGCCCGGAGATTGCCAGGAAGAACTGACAACGAGATAAAAAACTATTGGAGAAGTCACTCAAAGAAGAAAGCTCCAGTGATGGACAAGG AATGCACCAAAAACACTTCGTTGAGATCAGAATGCGCGACCACAACTCCAATCAAGAGCGATATATTTGATGCAACGACATCACCTTATGAGGCCAGGTTGACGGACTGGATGTCAAACTGGCCTCCCGATGACTCCCTCGACTCCAAGCTTTACAGCCCGGAATGGAGTAGTACCACGTGGGATATTTCTCTCTGGGATGGAGAATAG